The proteins below come from a single Streptomyces sp. B3I8 genomic window:
- a CDS encoding PH domain-containing protein — protein sequence MPLPFLTADRVFDEAADDHALPHDDRDRWRRPYRPGPWRVAGAALALLLASYVLFAAVIIAFTGKPSSATGFFVAGLLVILCALRLLRVGVWVSGRGLRRVGFLRTTTVPWAQVVAVRTAQQPVRWFGLPRTVQGQALTLVRRGRSADGPVPLLTTHDADFLARPDAFDRAADTVEAWAEEHRLDG from the coding sequence GTGCCCCTGCCCTTCCTGACGGCCGACCGGGTGTTCGACGAGGCGGCGGACGACCATGCTCTGCCCCATGACGACCGTGACCGCTGGCGCCGTCCGTACCGGCCCGGTCCCTGGCGCGTCGCCGGGGCCGCGCTCGCGCTGCTGCTCGCCTCGTACGTCCTCTTCGCCGCGGTCATCATCGCCTTCACCGGCAAGCCGTCCAGCGCCACGGGCTTTTTCGTGGCGGGCCTGCTGGTCATACTGTGCGCACTGCGGCTGCTGCGCGTCGGCGTCTGGGTGAGCGGGCGCGGGTTGCGCCGGGTGGGTTTCCTGCGTACGACCACCGTGCCGTGGGCGCAGGTCGTGGCGGTGCGGACGGCCCAGCAGCCGGTGCGCTGGTTCGGTCTGCCGCGCACGGTCCAGGGACAGGCGCTGACACTGGTCCGCAGGGGCCGTTCGGCGGACGGGCCGGTGCCGCTGCTGACCACGCACGACGCGGACTTCCTGGCACGCCCCGACGCCTTCGACCGGGCGGCGGACACGGTCGAGGCCTGGGCCGAGGAGCACCGACTGGACGGGTGA
- the dapA gene encoding 4-hydroxy-tetrahydrodipicolinate synthase, whose amino-acid sequence MAPTSTPQTPFGRVLTAMVTPFTADGALDLDGTQRLAAHLVDAGNDGLVVNGTTGESPTTSDAEKRDLVRAVVEAVGDRAHVVAGVGTNDTRHSIELARAAEQAGAHGLLTVTPYYNKPPQEGLYRHFAAIADATGLPVMLYDIPGRSGVPISTETIVRLAEHPRIVANKDAKGDLGRAGWAIARSGLAWYSGDDMLNLPLLAVGAVGFVSVVGHVVTPELRTLIEAYTAGDVQKALEIHQRLLPVFTGMFRTQGVMTTKAALALQGLPAGPLRAPMVELTPEETAQLKSDLAAGGVQL is encoded by the coding sequence ATGGCTCCGACCTCGACTCCGCAGACCCCCTTCGGGCGGGTCCTCACCGCCATGGTCACGCCCTTCACGGCGGACGGCGCACTCGACCTCGACGGTACGCAGCGACTGGCTGCCCATCTGGTGGACGCAGGCAACGACGGCCTGGTCGTCAACGGCACCACCGGCGAGTCGCCGACCACGAGCGACGCGGAGAAAAGGGATCTCGTACGGGCCGTGGTGGAAGCCGTGGGGGACAGGGCCCACGTCGTCGCCGGAGTCGGCACCAACGACACCCGCCACAGCATCGAACTCGCCCGCGCGGCCGAGCAGGCCGGCGCGCACGGCCTGCTCACCGTGACGCCGTACTACAACAAGCCCCCGCAGGAGGGCCTGTACCGCCACTTCGCGGCCATCGCGGACGCCACCGGCCTTCCGGTCATGCTGTATGACATCCCCGGCCGCAGCGGCGTCCCGATCAGTACCGAGACGATCGTCCGCCTGGCCGAGCACCCCCGTATCGTCGCGAACAAGGACGCCAAGGGCGACCTCGGCCGGGCAGGCTGGGCCATCGCCCGCTCCGGCCTCGCCTGGTACTCCGGTGACGACATGCTCAACCTCCCCCTGCTCGCCGTCGGCGCGGTCGGCTTCGTCTCGGTCGTCGGCCACGTCGTCACGCCCGAGCTGCGTACCCTCATCGAGGCGTACACCGCCGGTGACGTCCAGAAGGCGCTCGAGATCCACCAGAGGCTGCTTCCGGTCTTCACCGGCATGTTCCGCACCCAGGGGGTGATGACCACCAAGGCGGCGCTCGCCCTCCAGGGCCTGCCCGCCGGGCCGCTGCGCGCGCCCATGGTCGAACTCACCCCCGAGGAGACCGCCCAGCTCAAGAGCGATCTTGCCGCGGGCGGGGTACAGCTCTGA
- a CDS encoding ribonuclease J codes for MSHPHPELGPPSPLPEGGLRVTPLGGLGEIGRNMTVFEYGGRLLIVDCGVLFPEEEQPGIDLILPDFSSIRDRLDDIEGIVLTHGHEDHIGGVPFLLREKPDIPLIGSKLTLALIEAKLQEHRIRPYTLEVAEGHRERIGPFDCEFVAVNHSIPDALAVAIRTPAGMVVHTGDFKMDQLPLDNRLTDLHAFSRLSEEGIDLLLADSTNAEVPGFTPHERDISSVLRQVFAGARKRIIVASFASHVHRIQQILDAAHEYGRRVAFVGRSMVRNMGIARDLGYLKVPPGLVVDVKTLDDLPDHEVVLVCTGSQGEPMAALSRMANRDHQIRIVQGDTVILASSLIPGNENAVYRVINGLTRWGAHVVHKGNAKVHVSGHASAGELLYFYNICRPRNLMPVHGEWRHLRANAELGALTGVPHDRIVIAEDGVVVDLVGGKAKISGKVQAGYVYVDGSSVGDVGEPALKDRRILGDEGIISVFVVMDSSTGKITGGPHVQARGSGIEDSAFAAVLPKITETLERSAQDGVVEPHQLQQLIRRTLGKWVSDTYRRRPMILPVVVEV; via the coding sequence TTGAGTCATCCGCACCCTGAACTCGGCCCGCCGTCGCCCCTCCCCGAGGGCGGCCTGCGGGTCACCCCGCTCGGTGGCCTCGGCGAAATCGGTCGGAACATGACCGTCTTCGAATACGGCGGCCGCCTGTTGATCGTCGACTGCGGAGTGCTCTTCCCCGAGGAGGAGCAGCCCGGAATCGACCTGATCCTGCCCGACTTCTCGTCCATCCGGGACCGCCTCGACGACATCGAGGGCATCGTCCTCACCCATGGGCACGAGGACCACATCGGCGGCGTGCCCTTCCTGCTCCGCGAGAAGCCGGACATCCCGCTGATCGGCTCCAAGCTGACCCTCGCCCTGATCGAGGCCAAGCTCCAGGAACACCGCATCCGCCCCTACACCCTCGAGGTGGCCGAGGGGCACCGGGAGCGCATCGGCCCGTTCGACTGCGAGTTCGTCGCGGTCAACCACTCCATCCCGGACGCGCTCGCGGTCGCCATCCGCACACCGGCCGGCATGGTGGTCCACACCGGCGACTTCAAGATGGACCAGCTCCCGCTGGACAACCGCCTCACGGACCTGCACGCGTTCTCGCGGCTCAGCGAGGAGGGCATCGACCTGCTCCTCGCCGACTCCACCAACGCGGAGGTCCCCGGGTTCACGCCGCACGAGCGCGACATCTCCAGCGTCCTGCGCCAGGTGTTCGCCGGGGCCCGCAAGCGGATCATCGTGGCCAGCTTCGCCAGCCACGTCCACCGCATCCAGCAGATTCTCGACGCCGCCCACGAGTACGGACGCCGGGTGGCCTTCGTCGGCCGCTCCATGGTCCGCAACATGGGCATCGCCCGGGACCTCGGTTACCTGAAGGTCCCGCCGGGCCTCGTCGTCGACGTCAAGACCCTCGACGACCTGCCGGACCACGAGGTCGTCCTGGTCTGTACAGGCTCCCAGGGCGAGCCGATGGCGGCGCTGTCCCGGATGGCCAACCGGGACCACCAGATCCGGATCGTGCAGGGCGACACGGTGATCCTCGCCTCGTCCCTCATTCCGGGCAACGAGAACGCGGTCTACCGCGTGATCAACGGGCTGACCCGCTGGGGCGCCCACGTCGTCCACAAGGGCAACGCGAAGGTGCACGTCTCCGGACACGCCTCGGCCGGCGAACTGCTGTACTTCTACAACATCTGCCGGCCCAGGAACCTGATGCCGGTGCACGGCGAATGGCGGCATCTGCGAGCCAACGCCGAACTCGGCGCACTGACCGGTGTGCCGCACGACCGCATCGTCATCGCGGAGGACGGCGTCGTCGTCGACCTCGTCGGAGGCAAGGCGAAGATCTCCGGCAAGGTCCAGGCCGGATACGTGTACGTCGACGGGTCTTCCGTCGGCGACGTGGGCGAACCCGCGCTGAAGGACCGCAGGATCCTGGGAGATGAGGGCATCATCTCCGTTTTCGTGGTGATGGACTCGTCCACCGGGAAGATCACCGGCGGACCGCACGTCCAGGCCCGCGGCTCCGGCATCGAGGACTCGGCGTTCGCCGCCGTCCTGCCGAAGATCACGGAAACGCTCGAGCGATCGGCGCAGGACGGCGTCGTGGAACCGCACCAGTTGCAGCAGCTCATCCGCCGCACGCTGGGCAAGTGGGTCTCCGACACCTACCGGCGCCGGCCGATGATCCTTCCGGTCGTCGTCGAGGTCTGA
- a CDS encoding DegT/DnrJ/EryC1/StrS family aminotransferase, whose product MLRAAGVSAGDEVIVPAFGDSEPAEAALLAGAMPVFADIDPDTYCLDPAAVETVVSPRTAAVVVVHRFGHQAPLGSLYAVGRRHGFLVLEQGEPGAPYANVAVRKERAAHLDRRLRGVWTPQGGAVHTYEQYVVRVPGNGRPDRDAFARALRARGVDCRVPVKTPVHRMPAFRRDAFLPETERAADETLALPLDGALTKRDMQRMVSVCNALGGLLQDAF is encoded by the coding sequence ATGCTCAGGGCAGCCGGCGTGAGCGCCGGTGACGAGGTCATCGTGCCGGCGTTCGGCGACAGTGAGCCGGCCGAGGCAGCACTGCTGGCTGGTGCGATGCCCGTCTTCGCCGACATAGACCCGGACACGTACTGCCTCGACCCCGCCGCCGTGGAGACCGTGGTCAGCCCGCGGACGGCGGCCGTGGTCGTCGTCCACCGCTTCGGTCACCAGGCGCCGCTCGGCAGCCTGTACGCCGTTGGCCGACGGCACGGTTTCCTCGTGCTGGAGCAGGGGGAACCCGGGGCACCGTACGCGAATGTGGCGGTGCGCAAGGAGCGGGCCGCGCATCTCGACCGGCGGCTCCGCGGGGTGTGGACGCCGCAGGGCGGTGCCGTCCATACGTACGAGCAGTACGTCGTCCGTGTCCCCGGGAACGGCCGGCCGGACCGTGATGCCTTCGCGCGAGCCCTCCGCGCCAGGGGTGTGGACTGCCGGGTGCCGGTGAAAACGCCCGTGCACCGCATGCCCGCCTTCCGGCGGGACGCCTTTCTGCCGGAGACCGAACGGGCCGCCGACGAGACACTGGCGCTGCCGCTCGACGGGGCGCTGACCAAGCGCGACATGCAGCGGATGGTCTCCGTCTGCAATGCGCTCGGCGGGCTGTTGCAGGACGCGTTCTAG
- a CDS encoding SpoIIE family protein phosphatase: MGSAVITARAAASFKPVGRSVATARSFVRDTLQGWGFADIVDDAVVLTSELVTNAVVHAGTSADVLCLRTEDGVRVEVSDLYPDRELPVQSAAVSMGSPDREGGRGLQLCAALATRWGVEYTPTHKQVWFQLDLPERNVGTRAAGPVLPADLLPLTDGRVRVAVVQIDRASAITAWNEDAEELFGYAAEQVIGKPLTDLAAWPHTPGTGTGIAEALRLSRWEGSYGIRATTGRVIPVYASHLRVRDTAGEPSTVCLLVRDHERAVLQTPLRTPNTDSTSSGEGQSADPFEVFIGSPAPDDLDGLLQRTVERARDMLDGDAAFLLLATDDETELEVRASTGLPSARQRFARVPVEAGPGRYGSARMPSVHDDLAAVPGAVPLLGGTGMRSVVTVPLKVEGRLTGSLGVAAESPSRYSNEEALRLQFAADRIALAVESARLGELERLRRGSLSFLVEASDLLAGTLDRDQTLALMAQMTIPTLATWCAVYTIAEPSSEPYLSYVLHEDEERIDGLKALLAKIEPPEAIPTPGARVWTAPAQAAHQAALRTSMRSLGLGEPATATSGVGTTLATASAVGGETVVLPLVARNRVIGMLTLGKPTDDHFRQEILELAEDLSRRAALALDNARLYSERTAISQSLQRSLLPPELPTIDGVEVEVIYRAAGEGNEVGGDFYDLFPIRDGAYGFAIGDVCGTGPEAAAVTGLARHALRLLAREGFGGPAVLERLNSAILDEGARSRFLTLLYGELWPQEDGSAVLKVVCAGHPLPLRLRQDGTVEPAAEPQPLLGVMDDLELYEETVTLDPGDVLLCVTDGVTERREGTRMLGDDGLTDVLTGCTGLTAGAVAARVMRAVERFASAAPSDDMAILAMRVPEPQQS, translated from the coding sequence ATGGGGAGTGCTGTGATCACCGCGCGCGCGGCCGCCAGCTTCAAGCCCGTCGGACGGTCGGTGGCGACCGCCCGATCCTTCGTCCGCGACACCCTCCAGGGCTGGGGCTTCGCCGACATCGTCGACGACGCCGTCGTCCTCACCAGCGAACTCGTCACCAACGCCGTCGTCCACGCGGGCACCTCCGCCGACGTCCTGTGCCTGCGCACCGAGGACGGCGTCCGCGTCGAGGTCTCCGATCTGTACCCCGACCGCGAGCTCCCCGTCCAGAGCGCCGCCGTCTCCATGGGCAGCCCCGACCGCGAGGGCGGCCGCGGCCTCCAGCTCTGCGCGGCCCTCGCCACCCGCTGGGGCGTGGAATACACCCCCACCCACAAGCAGGTCTGGTTCCAGCTCGACCTGCCCGAACGCAACGTCGGCACCCGCGCCGCCGGCCCCGTGCTCCCCGCCGACCTGCTCCCCCTCACCGACGGCCGGGTCCGGGTGGCTGTGGTGCAGATCGACCGCGCGTCCGCCATCACCGCGTGGAACGAGGACGCCGAGGAACTCTTCGGCTATGCCGCCGAACAGGTCATCGGCAAGCCCCTCACCGACCTGGCAGCCTGGCCGCACACCCCCGGCACCGGCACCGGCATCGCCGAGGCCCTGCGGCTCTCCCGCTGGGAGGGCAGCTACGGCATCCGCGCCACCACCGGCCGGGTCATCCCCGTCTACGCCTCCCACCTGCGCGTACGGGACACCGCGGGCGAGCCGTCCACCGTCTGCCTCCTGGTCCGCGACCACGAGCGTGCCGTCCTGCAGACCCCCCTGCGCACCCCGAACACCGACAGCACCAGTTCCGGCGAGGGCCAGTCCGCGGACCCCTTCGAGGTCTTCATCGGCTCCCCCGCCCCCGACGACCTCGACGGCCTCCTGCAGCGCACCGTCGAACGCGCCCGCGACATGCTCGACGGCGACGCCGCCTTCCTCCTCCTGGCCACCGACGACGAGACGGAACTGGAGGTCCGCGCCTCCACCGGCCTGCCCTCCGCCCGCCAGCGCTTCGCCCGTGTCCCCGTCGAGGCCGGCCCCGGACGCTACGGCTCGGCCCGCATGCCCTCCGTGCACGACGACCTCGCCGCCGTGCCCGGCGCCGTCCCCCTGCTGGGGGGCACGGGCATGCGATCGGTGGTCACCGTCCCGCTCAAGGTCGAGGGCCGCCTCACCGGCTCCCTGGGCGTCGCCGCCGAGTCCCCCTCCCGCTACTCGAACGAGGAAGCGCTCAGACTCCAGTTCGCCGCCGACCGCATCGCGCTCGCCGTCGAGTCCGCCCGCCTCGGCGAACTCGAACGCCTGCGCCGCGGCTCGCTCAGCTTCCTCGTCGAGGCCTCCGACCTCCTCGCCGGCACCCTGGACCGCGACCAGACGCTCGCCCTGATGGCACAGATGACCATTCCCACCCTGGCCACCTGGTGCGCCGTCTACACCATCGCCGAACCGTCCTCCGAGCCGTACCTGTCCTATGTCCTCCACGAGGACGAGGAACGCATCGACGGCCTCAAGGCCCTGCTCGCAAAGATCGAGCCGCCCGAGGCCATCCCCACGCCCGGCGCCCGCGTCTGGACGGCCCCCGCCCAGGCCGCCCACCAGGCGGCCCTGCGCACCTCCATGCGCAGCCTGGGCCTCGGCGAACCGGCCACGGCCACCTCGGGCGTCGGCACGACGCTGGCGACGGCCTCCGCGGTCGGCGGCGAGACGGTGGTACTGCCTCTGGTGGCCCGCAACCGCGTCATCGGCATGCTCACGCTCGGCAAGCCCACGGACGACCACTTCCGCCAGGAGATCCTGGAACTCGCCGAGGACCTCTCCCGCCGGGCCGCCCTGGCCCTGGACAACGCCCGCCTGTACTCGGAACGCACGGCCATCAGCCAGTCCCTCCAGCGCAGCCTGCTGCCACCCGAGCTACCGACGATCGACGGCGTCGAGGTCGAGGTCATCTACCGCGCCGCCGGCGAGGGCAACGAGGTCGGCGGCGACTTCTACGACCTGTTCCCCATCCGCGACGGCGCCTACGGCTTCGCCATCGGCGACGTCTGCGGTACGGGCCCGGAGGCGGCGGCGGTCACCGGGCTGGCCCGGCACGCCCTGCGGCTCCTGGCCCGCGAGGGCTTCGGCGGCCCGGCGGTCCTGGAGCGCCTGAACTCCGCGATCCTCGACGAGGGCGCCCGCAGCCGCTTCCTCACCCTGCTCTACGGCGAGTTGTGGCCGCAGGAGGACGGCAGCGCGGTCCTGAAGGTCGTCTGCGCCGGCCACCCGCTGCCGCTCCGCCTGCGCCAGGACGGCACCGTGGAACCGGCCGCCGAACCGCAGCCGCTGCTGGGCGTGATGGACGACCTGGAGCTCTACGAGGAGACGGTGACCCTGGACCCCGGCGACGTACTGCTCTGCGTCACGGACGGCGTCACCGAGCGCAGGGAAGGCACCCGCATGCTGGGCGACGACGGCCTCACCGACGTCCTCACCGGCTGCACGGGCCTCACCGCCGGCGCGGTCGCCGCGCGCGTGATGCGCGCGGTCGAGCGCTTCGCCTCCGCCGCCCCGTCGGACGACATGGCGATTCTCGCGATGCGCGTACCGGAGCCGCAGCAGAGCTGA